In Thermosynechococcus sichuanensis E542, a single genomic region encodes these proteins:
- a CDS encoding superoxide dismutase translates to MPLTRRQTLGLLVGSAATLWLRSRPAVAEGDPSDIYTLPPLPYDYDALEPVIDAETMHLHHDKHHAAYVKTLNKALTPYRQWQGLPIEDLLRHIRQLPTAIQQTVRNHGGGHANHSLFWQSMAPNGGGEPTGELATAIAATFGSFAEFQTQFQQAGLKHFGSGWVWLVLTPQGNLAITTTLNQDSPLMEGQVPILGNDLWEHAYYLTYRNRRDQYLEAWWQVVNWPWLSDRYAQMRALLA, encoded by the coding sequence ATGCCCCTAACCCGTCGTCAAACCCTCGGCCTTCTCGTCGGCAGTGCCGCTACACTCTGGTTGCGATCGCGCCCAGCCGTGGCTGAAGGTGACCCGTCAGACATTTATACACTGCCGCCTCTGCCCTACGACTACGATGCCCTAGAGCCGGTGATTGATGCGGAGACGATGCATCTGCACCACGACAAACACCATGCGGCCTATGTGAAGACGTTGAACAAGGCACTGACGCCCTACCGGCAATGGCAGGGGCTACCCATTGAGGATTTACTGCGCCACATTCGCCAACTACCCACCGCCATCCAACAAACCGTGCGCAACCATGGCGGCGGCCATGCCAACCATTCCCTTTTTTGGCAAAGTATGGCACCCAATGGTGGCGGTGAACCCACGGGGGAGTTGGCCACAGCAATTGCAGCCACCTTTGGCTCATTCGCAGAGTTTCAAACCCAGTTTCAGCAGGCAGGTCTCAAGCACTTTGGCAGTGGCTGGGTCTGGCTTGTGCTGACGCCCCAAGGGAATCTGGCCATTACCACCACGCTGAACCAAGATTCTCCGCTGATGGAAGGGCAAGTGCCGATCTTGGGCAATGATTTGTGGGAGCATGCCTACTACCTGACCTATCGCAACCGTCGCGATCAGTACCTAGAGGCTTGGTGGCAGGTGGTTAATTGGCCTTGGCTGAGCGATCGCTACGCCCAGATGCGCGCTCTTTTGGCTTAG